DNA from Paraburkholderia sp. PGU19:
TCGAAGCGTTTGCATTCGCGTGCGATATCGGCGACGCGAAAAGCGTCGAAGCGGCAGCGGCAAGTGTCGAAGCAAAACTCGGCGCTGCGGATGTGCTCGTCAACAATGCGGGCCTGTTGCGGCCGGGCGGCATCGAGGACATCGCGCTCGATGCATGGAACGCGATGCTGCAAGTCAATCTCACCGGCTACATGCTGTGCTCGCAGGCGTTCGGCCGCGCGATGTTACGCAAGGGCGCGGGCAGCATCGTGCACGTTGCGTCGGTGGCTGCGCATCATCCGCAGACCTGGAGCGGTGCTTATAGCCCCGGCAAAGCAGCCGTGACGATGCTGTCGAAGCAGATCGCGGCCGAGTGGGGACCGCGCGGTGTGCGCAGCAACGCGGTTTGTCCGGGGATGATCCGTACGCCGTTGTCGGCGTCTTTCTACGCGCAAGGCGATGTCGAACAGCGCCGCAGCGCGATGACGGCGAACCGCCGCATCGGTGAGCCGGTCGATATCGCCGAAGTGGTCGCCTTTCTTGCGAGCCCTCGGGCGGGCTATGTGAACGGCACGGAACTCGTCGTCGACGGTGGACTGGAATGCATGCTGATGGATCTGGTGCCGCGACCCGGTTATGACGCAAAGGCCAACCCGGCGCGCTAGAGACCAAAAGACATTCGGCAGGAGACAGTCATCATGAGTTCCAACACCCATTCACCCGCGCCGCTGACGTGCGATGTACTCGTCATCGGTTCGGGCGCAGGCGGATTATCGACGGCGATCACGGCGCGCAAGCACGGGCTCGATGTCGTCGTGATCGAGAAGGAAGCGTACTTCGGCGGCACGACGGCGTTTTCGGGCGGCGTGCTGTGGATACCGGG
Protein-coding regions in this window:
- a CDS encoding SDR family oxidoreductase, translated to MTKQNGAEWLALNDKVCVVTGAAGGIGSAIAKVLGENGARLALLDREAGKCEDLAQTLGANGIEAFAFACDIGDAKSVEAAAASVEAKLGAADVLVNNAGLLRPGGIEDIALDAWNAMLQVNLTGYMLCSQAFGRAMLRKGAGSIVHVASVAAHHPQTWSGAYSPGKAAVTMLSKQIAAEWGPRGVRSNAVCPGMIRTPLSASFYAQGDVEQRRSAMTANRRIGEPVDIAEVVAFLASPRAGYVNGTELVVDGGLECMLMDLVPRPGYDAKANPAR